A genome region from Roseofilum reptotaenium CS-1145 includes the following:
- a CDS encoding PAS domain S-box protein: MLHPLPSSPTRLIIAHPQPESLAWLSTFLLEQGYHLEWATAPSQVIPLLDAVDPSLIFVEVSIPSFLALELCESLHTDPSYKNIPIFALNSSGTSVDRIAFFEAGVKDYLVCPLSLIELRVKVESYIQYNKKDKEHLALWRSLQKKDYIIEQLEASWVLSEERFHKIFFSSPSLLFLMSYDRGTILEINEHFMAYTGYDRAEVIGEKISNLKSFLFSEDWDSLVQRLEQQQELSNIEIIFNNKDNQQRIGLISVQIIKLGGQKYLLFNINDITELTHSKQLLQNSENQLLAMFREMDEAIMVFNYEGECIKIAPTRSPISLYHQKQKLPQKTEYLIPSQIAEFKKYWTRYVIDRRTTIESLEYCWPIEGQEHWFMSTISPLNQDTAIWVSREITHRKETERKLGLLERAIAASTNGITISDSTKPGNPIIYVNSGFEKLTGYTKAEILGRTCTILQGDDRDQSGLTILRKALKEKKACRITLKNHRKDGTVFWNDLSLSPIFNEQQELIYYIGVQTDVTELQLAKDTLNQQYHLLEQEIEERKRIESALRKSETKYRQLVDSANSIILQVDCKGNVVFFNEFAQRFFGYTEAEIIGQNVKGTIVPNQDIEGNTLHSIIDHILENTDQYVTYENENQLKNGDRVWIEWTNRLLYNESGDITGLLSVGMDATARKQTQLALQSAKQAAEIANQTKSQFIARMSHELRTPLNAILGFTQILRRESLVSSEHQEYLQIINRSGEHLLDLINDILSLSKIEAGKIGLEESYFNLNRLFDEVQDILKLKADQKGILVSTTINPNVPDWVIADQRKLRQILINLLSNSVKFTHQGEVKLRVFPAPQNNQLPIQDYIWEIQDTGEGIDSQELPLLFEPFMQTSSGVKSGQGTGLGLTICKQLLQLMGGDIHISSQVGVGTLVRVRLPLRTVHPEEIPEQRVEKQAIALAPNQPIYRILVVDDHWENRRLLLKQLQLLGFELHEAEHGEQALDLWRSWSPDLIWMDLRMPVMDGYQATRLIRMQEQNTGRAAIPILALTASALEEDQILIEEAGCNELVYKPVTQAVLLDKMSHYLSIEYVYETSDDREMIAHPVDRTEALLNGTQLMKMPMDWLNQLHQAATQADEEFIQKLLQEIPEAESDLREAIADLLHHYRLDRILDATLEAIKGSAY, from the coding sequence ATGCTTCATCCCCTTCCATCTTCACCGACTAGACTGATTATCGCCCATCCCCAACCGGAATCTTTAGCGTGGCTCTCTACCTTTCTACTGGAACAAGGGTATCATCTCGAATGGGCTACCGCTCCTTCCCAAGTGATTCCCTTACTTGATGCGGTAGATCCGAGTTTGATCTTTGTAGAAGTGAGTATCCCCAGCTTTCTCGCCCTAGAACTCTGTGAGTCCCTTCACACCGATCCGAGTTATAAAAATATACCTATTTTTGCCCTGAATTCCTCCGGTACTTCCGTGGATAGAATTGCCTTTTTTGAAGCTGGAGTTAAGGATTATCTGGTGTGCCCCCTCAGCTTAATCGAACTGCGCGTTAAAGTTGAGAGTTATATTCAATACAACAAAAAAGACAAAGAACACCTCGCTTTATGGCGATCGCTCCAGAAAAAAGACTATATTATTGAACAACTAGAAGCCAGTTGGGTCTTATCAGAAGAACGATTTCATAAAATCTTCTTTTCTAGTCCAAGTTTGCTGTTTTTGATGAGCTACGATCGGGGCACAATATTAGAAATAAATGAACACTTCATGGCATATACTGGCTACGATAGGGCGGAGGTGATTGGAGAAAAAATATCTAATTTGAAGTCCTTTTTATTCTCTGAAGATTGGGATTCTTTAGTTCAGAGACTTGAACAACAACAAGAACTGTCTAATATTGAAATCATCTTCAATAACAAGGACAATCAACAAAGAATTGGCTTGATCTCAGTCCAAATTATTAAACTGGGCGGCCAAAAATATTTGTTATTTAACATTAATGACATTACTGAATTAACACACTCTAAACAATTATTACAAAACTCCGAAAATCAGCTTTTAGCAATGTTTAGGGAGATGGATGAAGCGATTATGGTCTTTAACTATGAAGGGGAATGTATTAAAATTGCTCCCACTCGCTCTCCAATCAGCTTGTACCACCAAAAACAAAAATTACCTCAAAAAACTGAATATCTTATTCCCTCTCAAATTGCTGAATTTAAAAAGTATTGGACACGGTATGTCATCGATCGCAGAACAACCATAGAAAGCCTTGAATACTGTTGGCCAATTGAAGGACAAGAACATTGGTTTATGTCCACGATTTCTCCTTTAAACCAAGATACAGCTATTTGGGTTTCCCGTGAAATTACCCATCGAAAAGAGACGGAAAGAAAACTCGGGTTATTGGAAAGAGCGATCGCCGCCAGCACCAATGGTATTACTATTAGTGACTCCACTAAACCCGGAAATCCGATCATCTACGTCAATTCCGGATTTGAAAAACTAACTGGTTATACAAAAGCTGAAATTCTTGGTCGAACTTGTACCATTTTGCAAGGAGACGATCGGGATCAATCCGGATTAACGATTTTAAGAAAAGCTCTAAAAGAGAAAAAAGCTTGCCGAATCACTCTCAAAAATCACCGCAAAGATGGCACAGTTTTCTGGAATGATCTCTCCTTATCCCCCATTTTCAACGAACAACAAGAACTCATCTATTATATCGGTGTGCAAACCGATGTTACCGAACTACAGTTGGCTAAAGATACCCTCAATCAACAATATCATTTGTTGGAACAAGAAATAGAAGAGCGCAAACGAATTGAGTCTGCACTGCGGAAAAGTGAAACGAAGTATCGTCAATTGGTGGATTCGGCGAACAGTATCATATTACAAGTTGATTGTAAAGGAAATGTTGTGTTTTTCAACGAATTCGCCCAACGTTTTTTTGGGTATACAGAAGCAGAAATTATCGGTCAAAATGTTAAAGGTACAATTGTGCCAAACCAAGATATAGAGGGCAACACTCTACACTCCATAATCGATCATATTTTAGAGAACACAGACCAGTATGTTACCTATGAAAACGAAAATCAACTCAAGAATGGCGATCGCGTCTGGATTGAATGGACGAATCGCTTACTCTATAATGAATCTGGAGACATAACGGGACTACTCAGTGTAGGCATGGATGCCACAGCCCGGAAACAGACTCAACTGGCCCTACAAAGTGCCAAACAAGCAGCAGAAATTGCCAATCAAACCAAAAGTCAATTTATTGCTCGTATGAGTCATGAATTACGCACTCCTCTGAATGCAATCTTAGGATTTACCCAAATTCTGAGGCGAGAATCTCTTGTTAGTTCTGAACACCAGGAATATTTGCAAATTATCAATCGCAGTGGAGAGCATTTATTAGACCTGATTAATGATATTCTGTCCCTATCTAAAATTGAAGCCGGTAAAATTGGTCTCGAAGAAAGCTACTTCAATTTAAATCGTTTATTCGATGAAGTGCAGGATATTTTAAAACTCAAAGCTGACCAGAAAGGCATTCTGGTATCAACCACTATTAATCCCAACGTTCCGGATTGGGTGATTGCGGATCAGAGAAAACTGCGGCAAATTTTGATCAATTTATTATCCAATAGCGTAAAATTCACCCATCAAGGAGAAGTGAAACTTCGGGTTTTTCCTGCACCTCAGAATAATCAGCTTCCGATCCAAGACTATATCTGGGAAATCCAAGATACGGGTGAAGGAATAGACTCACAGGAATTACCCTTATTATTTGAACCCTTTATGCAAACCAGCTCCGGGGTGAAATCTGGACAAGGGACGGGGTTAGGTTTGACTATTTGTAAACAACTGCTTCAACTAATGGGAGGGGATATTCATATCTCTTCCCAGGTGGGTGTGGGAACCTTAGTCAGAGTCCGACTGCCCTTACGAACCGTCCATCCGGAAGAAATTCCAGAGCAGAGAGTGGAAAAACAGGCGATCGCCTTAGCACCGAACCAACCCATCTACCGGATTTTAGTGGTTGATGACCATTGGGAAAATCGGCGACTGTTATTAAAACAACTCCAGCTTCTAGGATTTGAGCTGCATGAAGCCGAACATGGAGAACAAGCCTTAGACTTATGGAGAAGTTGGTCCCCCGATCTGATCTGGATGGATCTACGAATGCCAGTGATGGATGGGTATCAAGCCACTCGCTTGATTCGGATGCAAGAACAAAACACCGGCCGAGCTGCCATTCCGATTTTAGCCCTCACAGCCAGCGCTTTGGAAGAAGACCAAATCTTGATCGAAGAGGCTGGATGTAACGAATTGGTTTATAAACCCGTTACCCAAGCCGTTTTATTAGACAAAATGAGTCATTATTTAAGTATAGAGTACGTCTATGAAACCAGTGACGATCGGGAAATGATTGCACACCCGGTTGATCGGACAGAAGCACTATTAAATGGAACGCAGTTAATGAAGATGCCCATGGATTGGCTTAATCAGTTACATCAAGCTGCCACTCAAGCCGATGAAGAGTTTATTCAAAAACTATTGCAAGAGATTCCAGAGGCTGAGTCCGACTTAAGGGAGGCGATCGCCGATTTACTCCACCATTACCGCCTAGATCGGATTCTCGATGCTACCCTAGAGGCAATCAAGGGTTCGGCGTATTGA
- the phnC gene encoding phosphonate ABC transporter ATP-binding protein, which produces MLKVEGLTKIYSGNQMALDEVSFTLVPHQFTAVLGLSGAGKTTLMRSILQLMPVDRGRIWFGNQELTNTSPKELQKIRAQIALVAQQFNLVRRRSALENCLGGRLREVSLWQCLSGQLPRSLLLEGMAALERVKLMDIAFQRADCLSGGQQQRVAIARALTQNAQLILADEPVASLDPQTSHRILQILRSLCEQEGLTVLCNLHQVDLAQTYSDRILGLQAGKLVLDVATDQLTPEQLSYLYTDMPRLT; this is translated from the coding sequence TTGCTTAAAGTTGAAGGACTGACCAAAATTTATTCTGGAAATCAAATGGCCTTAGATGAGGTCAGTTTTACTCTGGTTCCTCACCAGTTTACCGCCGTGCTGGGGTTGAGTGGAGCCGGAAAAACGACCTTGATGCGGTCTATTCTACAACTGATGCCTGTCGATCGCGGTCGAATTTGGTTTGGAAATCAAGAGCTAACCAACACTTCACCCAAGGAATTACAAAAAATTCGCGCTCAGATCGCCTTAGTTGCCCAACAGTTTAATTTAGTCCGTCGTCGCAGTGCCTTAGAAAATTGTTTGGGAGGACGGTTGCGGGAGGTATCCCTATGGCAATGTTTGAGCGGACAGTTGCCGCGATCGCTATTACTCGAAGGAATGGCTGCCCTAGAGCGGGTTAAACTGATGGATATAGCCTTTCAACGAGCCGATTGCCTATCGGGAGGACAACAGCAACGGGTGGCGATCGCCCGCGCTCTAACACAAAATGCTCAGTTAATCTTAGCAGATGAACCAGTAGCCAGTCTCGATCCGCAGACTTCCCATCGTATCTTACAGATTTTGCGATCGCTCTGCGAGCAAGAAGGATTAACCGTTTTATGTAATTTACATCAAGTGGACTTAGCCCAAACCTATAGCGATCGGATTTTGGGGCTACAAGCTGGCAAATTAGTCTTAGATGTAGCCACCGATCAACTCACTCCAGAGCAATTAAGTTATCTTTATACTGATATGCCCAGACTCACTTAA
- a CDS encoding type II toxin-antitoxin system VapC family toxin → MPSVYLETSVISHLTTRPSRDLIIAGHQQITSEWWITERPKFEIYISELVIQEARRGDSNAAQERLDLLEPLAALKNSPLALQLSELFLQKAAIPQTAAADSLHIAIGAINGIDYLLTWNCKHIANAITRKKIEQICRERGYEPSVICTPEELMEDNDET, encoded by the coding sequence ATGCCTAGTGTTTACCTTGAAACCTCAGTTATTAGCCACCTTACGACACGCCCTAGTCGTGACCTTATTATTGCTGGGCATCAACAAATCACTAGCGAGTGGTGGATAACTGAACGTCCTAAATTTGAGATTTATATTTCAGAACTCGTTATTCAAGAAGCTCGTAGGGGAGACTCTAATGCTGCACAAGAAAGATTAGACTTACTGGAACCCCTAGCTGCTTTAAAAAATTCTCCTCTTGCCCTACAACTGTCTGAACTCTTTTTACAGAAAGCGGCTATTCCCCAAACAGCAGCAGCCGATTCTCTGCATATTGCGATCGGTGCGATCAATGGGATAGATTATTTACTCACTTGGAATTGCAAACATATTGCCAATGCCATAACCCGAAAAAAGATTGAACAAATCTGTCGTGAAAGGGGTTATGAACCCTCAGTTATTTGTACCCCTGAAGAATTAATGGAGGATAATGATGAAACGTGA
- a CDS encoding FHA domain-containing protein: protein MIQLTWQDPETGDRQDSVFPLPVAFGREEDAMPKTVENKMVTPVVLNHKKVSRFHALITLEGKQILLTDHSVNGTRLHNHLLQQGTLPLQSQDRIEIGPYPITLTLVNQTDPQATEPETARRSTLNSQTPVPSTPWWSQSWIISMVGALMAGCMAVGTWALMSWLLEKSRPSRPTVEEAVSLELHR, encoded by the coding sequence TTGATTCAGTTAACTTGGCAAGATCCGGAAACGGGCGATCGCCAAGACTCCGTATTTCCCTTACCTGTTGCCTTCGGTCGAGAGGAGGACGCAATGCCCAAAACCGTGGAGAATAAGATGGTTACCCCCGTCGTCCTCAACCATAAGAAAGTCTCTCGGTTCCATGCCTTAATTACCCTCGAAGGCAAGCAGATCCTATTAACTGACCATAGTGTTAATGGGACTCGATTACATAATCATCTCTTACAGCAAGGAACCTTACCCCTTCAGAGTCAAGACCGGATCGAAATTGGCCCCTATCCCATCACATTAACGTTGGTCAATCAGACCGATCCGCAAGCGACTGAACCGGAAACTGCCCGGCGATCTACACTGAATTCTCAAACTCCAGTTCCATCAACGCCTTGGTGGTCTCAGTCCTGGATCATTAGTATGGTCGGCGCACTGATGGCAGGTTGTATGGCAGTGGGAACTTGGGCCCTGATGAGTTGGTTGTTAGAGAAGTCTAGACCCTCTAGACCTACGGTAGAAGAAGCGGTAAGTCTGGAATTGCACAGATGA
- a CDS encoding mechanosensitive ion channel domain-containing protein, producing MIQLRWRWILISLLVCWFTLVAYPSWGRSPFSPIEQRATVEMDGKVLFEIRGIVGFPASERAEVINTKLEQLLQTHLKYGLPLPKYSIDRNNEQSTLSFNDTYLLTVTPVDVRGERTTEAQARRYAAWILSGIETAQYERTAKYLREAVFVMLGVLLVAIGLHVGVNKGVELSEHYFRVLIDSESCQFRHLQIPDQLLHRLMKLGRLGLLLGLWYAVGYYLTDLFPWLRRSRYWLFDLVFQSLTDPVFILNENSYSLLDLLTLIALTVGLWFGVRSLTRLFRNRVLAFTDTDRAVQDVLGVLVQSLLMFLGLLIILQIWGLNVSSLTIIASVLGVGIGFGLQNIANNLISGLIITFERHVQVGDFVEVANLMGTVEQVGARSTQILTLDRVSIIVPNSRFLETEVINWSHGNPVSRLRLPVGVSYDCDPEQVRSVLLNTAKLHPDVMVEPPPHVLFKGFGESSLDFELLVWMREPRQQFNLKSDLYFRLERALRYYKMEIPYPQRDLRLRSTHLDRVVEQLQKGKENPQLENSAPLELTDTALEYLVQRMQEEEGVEIKDRWYRGNFYPGVFVAAEAVDWWMRELKLKQVQAVELGQVLCDRQIIHHAFQDIPFQDSYDFYRFYAD from the coding sequence ATGATTCAGTTGAGATGGCGCTGGATACTGATTAGCCTGTTGGTGTGTTGGTTCACTCTAGTGGCTTACCCCAGTTGGGGACGCTCTCCGTTTAGCCCCATCGAACAACGGGCAACGGTGGAAATGGATGGTAAGGTTTTATTTGAAATTAGGGGGATTGTGGGCTTTCCCGCTTCTGAGAGAGCAGAGGTGATTAATACGAAGCTTGAACAATTGCTGCAAACCCATTTAAAGTACGGTTTACCTCTGCCAAAATACTCGATCGATCGGAATAATGAGCAATCGACTTTAAGTTTTAATGATACTTATTTGTTAACCGTGACTCCTGTGGATGTGCGGGGAGAGCGAACGACAGAAGCCCAAGCACGACGCTATGCAGCTTGGATTTTAAGCGGAATTGAAACAGCTCAGTACGAGCGTACGGCTAAGTATCTGCGAGAAGCGGTATTTGTGATGTTGGGAGTGCTTTTGGTGGCGATTGGCCTTCATGTGGGGGTGAATAAGGGGGTGGAGTTGTCAGAGCATTACTTCAGAGTGTTGATCGACTCCGAGAGCTGTCAGTTTAGGCACTTGCAAATCCCGGATCAATTACTGCATCGGTTAATGAAATTAGGCAGGTTGGGGCTGTTGTTGGGATTATGGTATGCAGTGGGCTATTATCTCACGGATCTGTTTCCCTGGTTGCGGCGATCGCGCTATTGGCTCTTCGATCTCGTTTTCCAGAGTTTAACTGACCCAGTTTTTATCCTGAATGAGAATAGTTATTCTCTGCTGGATCTGCTGACATTGATTGCCTTGACGGTGGGATTATGGTTTGGGGTGCGATCTCTCACTCGGCTCTTCCGCAACCGTGTCCTAGCCTTTACGGATACCGATCGCGCCGTGCAAGATGTGTTAGGGGTGTTGGTGCAATCCCTACTCATGTTTTTGGGCTTACTCATTATTTTACAAATTTGGGGATTGAATGTTAGCTCCCTCACGATTATCGCCAGTGTGTTGGGGGTAGGGATTGGGTTTGGACTGCAAAATATCGCCAATAATTTGATTAGCGGTTTGATTATTACCTTCGAGCGCCATGTACAAGTGGGAGATTTTGTAGAAGTCGCCAACTTAATGGGAACGGTGGAACAGGTAGGCGCTCGTAGTACCCAGATTTTAACCTTGGATCGGGTGTCCATCATTGTGCCCAATTCCCGGTTTTTGGAAACCGAGGTGATTAACTGGAGCCATGGTAACCCCGTGTCGCGGTTGCGCTTACCGGTGGGAGTCTCCTATGATTGTGACCCAGAACAGGTACGCTCTGTCCTGCTGAATACGGCTAAATTACATCCAGATGTGATGGTTGAACCTCCTCCCCATGTTTTATTTAAGGGGTTTGGGGAGAGTTCTTTGGATTTTGAGTTATTGGTGTGGATGAGGGAACCGCGCCAACAGTTTAATCTTAAAAGTGACCTCTATTTTCGCTTAGAGAGAGCACTGCGCTACTATAAAATGGAGATTCCTTATCCTCAACGGGATTTACGTTTGCGATCGACCCATTTAGACCGAGTTGTAGAGCAGTTGCAAAAAGGCAAAGAAAATCCCCAACTCGAGAATAGTGCCCCCTTAGAGTTAACCGATACAGCATTGGAGTATCTAGTGCAAAGAATGCAAGAGGAAGAAGGTGTAGAAATCAAGGATCGATGGTATCGGGGGAATTTCTATCCGGGTGTGTTTGTAGCTGCCGAAGCGGTAGATTGGTGGATGAGAGAACTGAAGCTGAAACAAGTACAAGCGGTGGAGTTAGGGCAGGTGTTGTGCGATCGCCAAATCATTCATCACGCTTTTCAAGATATCCCTTTTCAAGATAGTTATGACTTTTACCGCTTTTATGCTGATTGA
- a CDS encoding DUF6077 domain-containing protein — MNFTNFTQMKESQGWAGLIVEVSCLSWVWLIGVWTLLCNTMVLRQATFETLLPFSAIALILAIVGFFLSFHTVIPDSSSLAKDSPERPKQQLGKDLALPLGIAVILVIIYGITDNFVLFWSLATLGLAISYGQLLRKSPENLVLKSPKIVPWEWLLGLGALAIIATAIIHRTHGDDAFYLNLMVAALDHPDRPLMVQDTMHGVPNVPLLLPVYRVHSIELLAAVISQITGISHLWVRNFWQPLAIAPLVVFASALFFRAIVPRHWLSVTTVTTFLLVILTTAAGLGNFSLARLQQGKPLFVAILVPLIIVYTLRYLTAPSAWKWMILTLANIAAVGCSSTALYAAPLTVFLTTCGYWNPTRKATWRAVSVLTTGAYPLAIALLFITQVKTSSPNMSNLNFEAIINNDFVLHLKHGMGGYFFWVATLASWAVLTDLNLRRFLLGTILIFMLLFMNPFLQEFWAVNLTGVPTFRRLWWVIPRHLLLGILLSFPLIFSSFSYYQKQAKITFYAFVSTALIVLSTALSPNPYSPQIDFNLIQYRFPPQPKLPQERLDLINRIQAKVPPGSYVLAPASPVGEEVAGDELARWMIVPRTPLYPIVVTESYLNVTNFFPESEAQQRRILSQYISGVNRPSNAPQVLQSSIPQLSIKAAIVPLSNPWEPEINALLSSLGFQVTIIDHYALWIL, encoded by the coding sequence ATGAATTTTACCAATTTCACCCAGATGAAGGAGAGCCAAGGATGGGCAGGATTAATCGTTGAAGTGTCCTGTTTATCTTGGGTTTGGCTGATTGGGGTATGGACGCTGTTGTGTAATACCATGGTGTTGCGTCAAGCGACATTTGAGACTCTATTACCATTTTCCGCGATCGCCCTTATTTTAGCCATTGTCGGTTTTTTCCTCAGTTTTCATACTGTTATTCCTGACTCATCCTCCCTAGCAAAAGACAGCCCAGAACGTCCTAAACAGCAGCTTGGAAAAGATTTAGCGCTTCCTTTGGGTATAGCAGTAATCCTAGTCATCATTTATGGAATTACGGATAATTTTGTCCTGTTTTGGAGTCTAGCCACGTTGGGATTAGCCATTTCCTACGGGCAACTGCTCCGCAAATCTCCAGAAAATTTGGTCTTAAAATCACCTAAAATTGTCCCCTGGGAATGGCTGCTCGGATTAGGCGCTCTCGCTATTATCGCTACAGCAATCATCCATCGTACCCATGGGGATGATGCCTTTTATCTAAACCTGATGGTAGCCGCTCTAGATCATCCCGATCGCCCCCTGATGGTACAAGACACGATGCATGGTGTGCCCAATGTTCCCCTACTATTACCCGTCTATCGGGTGCATTCAATCGAACTTTTAGCCGCAGTCATCAGCCAAATAACCGGCATTTCCCATCTCTGGGTTCGTAACTTCTGGCAACCCTTAGCGATCGCACCCCTAGTTGTTTTTGCCTCTGCTCTCTTTTTCCGGGCGATCGTCCCTCGTCACTGGTTAAGTGTCACCACTGTTACCACTTTTTTATTAGTAATTTTAACCACGGCTGCCGGGTTAGGAAATTTCTCTCTAGCGCGGTTGCAACAGGGAAAACCTCTTTTTGTTGCCATCCTCGTCCCCCTGATTATTGTCTATACTCTCCGGTATCTAACTGCACCTAGTGCTTGGAAATGGATGATTCTCACCTTGGCTAATATTGCCGCCGTCGGCTGTAGCTCTACCGCTCTCTATGCCGCTCCTCTGACAGTATTTCTCACCACTTGCGGATATTGGAATCCTACTAGGAAAGCCACCTGGAGAGCGGTATCTGTTTTAACGACTGGTGCTTATCCGTTGGCGATCGCCCTCCTCTTCATCACCCAAGTCAAAACCTCCTCCCCCAACATGAGCAATCTCAACTTTGAAGCTATTATCAATAACGACTTCGTGCTACACCTCAAACACGGCATGGGAGGATACTTTTTTTGGGTAGCTACTTTAGCCAGTTGGGCAGTTTTAACCGATCTCAACCTGCGCCGATTTCTTCTAGGGACAATCCTCATCTTTATGCTCCTATTTATGAATCCCTTCCTGCAAGAATTTTGGGCAGTTAACCTCACCGGAGTTCCCACGTTTCGCCGCTTATGGTGGGTCATTCCTCGCCATCTTCTTCTTGGAATTTTACTCAGTTTTCCTCTCATATTCTCTTCCTTTTCCTACTATCAAAAGCAAGCTAAAATCACATTTTATGCCTTCGTCTCCACCGCTCTAATTGTTCTTTCCACCGCCCTTTCCCCTAACCCCTACTCTCCCCAAATCGACTTTAACCTTATTCAATACCGCTTTCCTCCCCAACCCAAACTCCCCCAAGAACGGCTCGATCTCATTAACCGCATTCAAGCTAAAGTGCCCCCTGGAAGCTATGTCTTAGCTCCCGCTTCTCCTGTAGGTGAAGAAGTCGCTGGAGATGAACTAGCCCGATGGATGATTGTCCCTCGAACTCCCCTATATCCCATTGTTGTCACCGAAAGCTATCTAAACGTCACCAACTTTTTCCCTGAATCAGAAGCACAACAGCGCCGTATTTTATCCCAATATATTAGTGGCGTAAATCGTCCCTCAAACGCTCCCCAAGTTTTACAATCTTCTATTCCTCAACTCTCCATAAAAGCAGCCATTGTCCCCCTGAGTAATCCCTGGGAACCCGAAATTAATGCTCTTCTCTCCTCATTAGGTTTTCAGGTAACCATCATCGATCATTATGCTCTTTGGATTTTATAA
- the cbiD gene encoding cobalt-precorrin-5B (C(1))-methyltransferase CbiD, whose protein sequence is MSSPRPGYTLPVFAAASAVAALNCLNGTQEIESVSLDLIDPAERVNVAIAEVSRIRPGMALGISHSDPGDNLDLTRYTPVWALVETLSTTASESENRIEIEGGEGIGKQVDHEGKAAIYGYARQLLDRNLKSQLSPNQSIRVTLVLPEGRNLAKRTSLEAFGIVEGLSLLGTTGISQPLSSPEQLSQFRQILQEKAQQHDLLFFCLGENGLALAQQKGIDPQQIVKTANWLGPMLAEAGAQQVKEIILWGYHGKLIKLAGGIFHTHHDLADGRLEILTAYGAKVGLPGDKLHALLSAKTVQEGLEQLRQWEQESGENWVERVYGEIVTQIDLRSQAYIYKQTQQQVTVRSVLFDGDRQIILHSCENINIRGSLL, encoded by the coding sequence TTGAGTTCACCTCGCCCTGGATATACCTTACCTGTCTTTGCGGCCGCTTCAGCGGTGGCGGCATTGAATTGTTTAAATGGGACACAAGAGATCGAAAGTGTATCTCTAGATTTAATCGATCCTGCCGAAAGGGTCAATGTCGCGATCGCCGAAGTCTCCAGAATTCGACCTGGAATGGCCTTGGGGATCAGTCATAGTGACCCGGGTGATAATCTGGATTTGACCCGTTATACTCCCGTTTGGGCGTTAGTCGAAACTTTATCCACGACAGCATCAGAATCTGAGAATCGGATTGAAATTGAAGGGGGAGAAGGAATTGGGAAACAGGTGGATCATGAAGGAAAAGCAGCCATTTATGGCTATGCTCGGCAACTACTCGATCGCAATCTTAAATCGCAATTATCCCCCAATCAAAGCATTCGCGTTACTTTAGTTCTTCCGGAAGGACGGAATTTAGCCAAACGTACCTCTCTAGAAGCCTTTGGAATAGTGGAAGGATTATCTTTATTGGGAACGACAGGTATTTCTCAACCCTTAAGTTCCCCGGAACAGTTAAGCCAATTTCGGCAAATTTTACAGGAAAAAGCGCAGCAACACGATCTCCTATTTTTCTGCTTAGGTGAAAATGGTTTAGCCTTAGCTCAACAAAAGGGTATCGATCCCCAACAAATCGTCAAAACAGCCAATTGGTTAGGCCCCATGTTAGCAGAAGCGGGAGCGCAACAGGTTAAGGAGATTATTTTATGGGGCTATCATGGCAAATTAATTAAGTTAGCGGGCGGGATTTTCCATACGCACCATGATCTAGCTGATGGCCGCTTAGAAATTTTAACGGCTTATGGGGCAAAGGTAGGTCTGCCAGGAGACAAATTACACGCTCTATTGAGTGCTAAAACCGTACAAGAAGGCTTAGAGCAACTGCGTCAGTGGGAACAGGAATCAGGGGAAAACTGGGTCGAGCGAGTTTATGGGGAAATCGTGACCCAAATCGATCTCCGATCTCAGGCCTATATCTATAAGCAAACCCAGCAACAGGTAACCGTTCGCTCCGTTCTCTTTGATGGCGATCGCCAGATTATTCTTCACTCATGCGAAAATATAAACATCAGAGGTTCGCTCTTGTGA